The Lutibacter profundi genome includes a region encoding these proteins:
- the lpxB gene encoding lipid-A-disaccharide synthase produces the protein MKYYIISGEASGDLHGANLMKAIIEKDKQAEIRFWGGDLMQEVGGVMVKHYKELAFMGFAEVVMNLRTIYKNINVCKKDILNFKPDALILIDYPGFNMRIAKFAKKEKIKVHYYISPQIWAWKENRIKQIKRDVDEMYVILPFEKDFYEKKHNFPVHFVGHPLIDAISNRKQVDEETFKKEHHLSNKPIIALLPGSRKQEIKKMLSMMLKMADKFKDYQFVIAGAPSQDFKFYKQFIAKENVKFISNKTYDLLSVSYAAIVTSGTATLETALFKVPEIVCYKTSWISYQIGKRLIDLKYISLVNLIMDKEVVKELIQNEFNEKNLEKELHKILDGYQRALIFLNYFDLEKKLGGKGASKKVAELIIS, from the coding sequence ATGAAGTATTATATTATTTCTGGAGAAGCCTCAGGTGATTTACACGGAGCAAATTTAATGAAAGCAATTATTGAAAAAGATAAACAGGCTGAAATTAGATTTTGGGGAGGAGATTTAATGCAAGAAGTAGGAGGTGTTATGGTAAAGCATTATAAAGAGTTAGCTTTTATGGGGTTTGCTGAGGTTGTAATGAATTTACGTACCATTTATAAAAATATTAATGTTTGTAAAAAAGATATTTTAAATTTTAAACCAGATGCATTAATACTAATAGATTATCCGGGTTTTAATATGCGAATTGCCAAATTTGCTAAAAAAGAAAAAATTAAAGTTCATTACTATATTTCACCACAAATTTGGGCTTGGAAAGAAAATAGGATAAAACAGATCAAACGAGATGTTGATGAGATGTATGTGATTTTACCTTTTGAAAAAGACTTTTATGAAAAGAAACACAATTTCCCAGTACATTTTGTTGGTCACCCATTAATTGACGCAATTTCAAATAGAAAGCAAGTTGATGAAGAAACTTTTAAAAAGGAACATCATTTATCTAACAAACCAATTATCGCATTATTGCCCGGAAGTAGAAAGCAAGAAATTAAAAAAATGCTTTCGATGATGTTAAAAATGGCCGATAAATTTAAAGATTATCAATTTGTAATTGCAGGAGCTCCAAGTCAAGATTTTAAATTTTACAAGCAATTTATAGCCAAAGAGAATGTGAAATTTATAAGTAATAAAACCTATGATTTACTGTCTGTTTCCTACGCAGCAATTGTAACTTCAGGTACTGCAACTTTAGAAACAGCCTTGTTTAAAGTACCAGAAATTGTATGCTATAAAACAAGTTGGATTTCCTATCAAATAGGAAAGAGATTAATTGATTTGAAATATATTTCATTGGTGAATTTGATTATGGATAAAGAAGTAGTAAAAGAATTGATTCAAAATGAATTTAATGAGAAAAATTTAGAAAAAGAACTTCACAAAATATTAGATGGATACCAAAGAGCTTTAATATTTTTAAATTATTTTGATTTAGAAAAAAAATTAGGAGGAAAAGGAGCTTCAAAAAAAGTGGCTGAATTAATTATAAGCTAA
- the surE gene encoding 5'/3'-nucleotidase SurE — translation MNKKPLILVVNDDGITAPGIRTLIAVMNQIGDVVVVAPDSPQSGMGHAVTINETLYCNKVKIDDGPQQEYKSTGTPADCVKLAVSEILDRKPDLCVSGINHGSNSSINVIYSGTMSAAVEAGVEGIPAIGFSLLDYSWNANFEPLKKYIKKIALNVLENSLPDGVVLNVNFPNNATFEGVKVCRQARANWVEEFDRRTNPQGRVYYWLTGKFVNMDKGEDTDEWALANNYISIVPVQFDLTAHYFIPKLNNWDL, via the coding sequence ATGAATAAAAAACCTTTAATTTTAGTTGTGAATGATGATGGTATAACAGCACCAGGAATTAGAACATTAATTGCTGTTATGAACCAGATTGGTGATGTGGTTGTAGTTGCACCTGACAGTCCGCAAAGTGGTATGGGACACGCAGTTACTATTAATGAAACTTTATATTGCAATAAAGTTAAGATTGATGATGGCCCACAACAAGAATACAAATCAACAGGAACACCTGCCGATTGTGTAAAACTAGCAGTAAGTGAAATTTTAGACAGAAAGCCAGATTTGTGTGTTTCGGGTATTAACCATGGGTCAAACTCTTCAATTAATGTAATTTATTCAGGTACAATGAGTGCGGCTGTAGAAGCAGGTGTTGAAGGAATTCCTGCCATAGGATTTTCATTGTTAGATTATTCGTGGAACGCAAATTTTGAACCCTTAAAAAAATACATAAAAAAAATTGCGTTAAATGTATTAGAAAATAGTTTGCCAGATGGAGTTGTACTCAATGTAAACTTTCCAAATAATGCTACTTTTGAAGGAGTTAAAGTTTGTAGACAGGCACGTGCAAACTGGGTTGAAGAATTTGATAGAAGAACAAACCCACAGGGGCGAGTTTATTATTGGCTAACAGGGAAGTTTGTAAATATGGATAAAGGTGAAGATACTGATGAATGGGCATTGGCAAACAATTATATTTCTATAGTACCAGTACAGTTCGATCTAACTGCACATTATTTTATACCTAAGTTAAATAATTGGGACTTGTAA